One stretch of Ictalurus punctatus breed USDA103 chromosome 5, Coco_2.0, whole genome shotgun sequence DNA includes these proteins:
- the dalrd3 gene encoding DALR anticodon-binding domain-containing protein 3 isoform X3 — MMETAETAPFRIGSTVRALRCALRRETGHEAEPEHTDSAERSTNERDKLWFKESSAKNLRNRDFLAPNTVLATLYSDGQVPPAVLRRVLSLRGSGVLPLAGCDITAEGLRVTVDHCTAFRRVLCGMNAYLRPATQRQGCVLINCPALHAKQAPPTPDTLTLGQLRTVLIADHLRAVLLRQGYSVSFCPALPEESDIISFLRILGISWPAASVSWTSEEREEKMRNALENCCYRETDGERGKRASKGEDGGMTEEVRINLKRVMEDVELQGYDPTLGTCTVQREALCHLAQLDRAIEDFPASTATVLHVTSCQDEFRQQQIAMLWRATSAMAPQRLVVCGPVKTPGTQMSAAQYLQLRRAQMKEASEMKYGEQVEGQTWDDIIRVMTCATVRFELLSTAHTSPVTLDVQREVGVSTKGPRGGVFVMYNCARLHTLFSSYEKGVEQDSLTLMCNDCSAGVYPEIPAGTELDFSSLKEEGEWLLLFNYLIPFSELLDQSGQTLELEGAGARVNLRTEQEPLPHLFNQMFCRLLLLKALRELYHSALDSLNLPPIPQL, encoded by the exons ATGATGGAGACAGCGGAAACGGCGCCGTTCCGGATCGGCTCCACTGTACGGGCGCTGCGGTGTGCTCTGCGGAGGGAAACCGGACACGAAGCCGAGCCAGAGCACACTGACAGCGCGGAGAGGAGCACCAACGAGCGGGACAAGCTCTGGTTTAAAGAGAGCAGCGCCAAAAACCTGAGAAACCGAGACTTCCTGGCGCCCAACACGGTCCTGGCTACGCTTTACTCTGACGGACAG GTTCCTCCGGCCGTTCTAAGGCGTGTCCTCTCTCTCCGTGGAAGCGGTGTGTTACCACTTGCAGGATGTGACATCACAGCCGAGGGCCTGCGTGTAACCGTGGACCACTGCACAGCGTTCCGACGCGTTCTATGTGGGATGAACGCATACCTGAGACCCGCCACTCAAAGACAGGGGTGTGTTCTGATCAACTGCCCCGCCCTGCATGCCaaacaagccccgcccactccaGACACCCTGACCCTGGGGCAACTCCGCACTGTCCTCATCGCTGACCACCTCAGAGCAGTGCTCCTGAGACAAGG TTACTCTGTGTCCTTCTGTCCTGCCCTGCCTGAGGAGAGTGATATCATCAGCTTCCTCCGGATCCTGGGCATCAGTTGGCCGGCAGCGTCTGTGAGCTGGACcagtgaggagagagaggaaaagatgaGGAACGCCCTGGAGAACTGTtgctacagagagacagatggagagagggggaagagggCGAGTAAGGgagaggatggagggatgacCGAGGAGGTCAGGATAAATCTGAAGCGAGTGATGGAGGACGTAGAGCTGCAGGGTTATGACCCCACTCTTGGCACGTGCACAG TGCAGCGAGAGGCATTGTGTCATCTGGCTCAGCTGGACAGAGCGATAGAAGACTTTCCT GCGTCCACGGCTACAGTGTTACACGTGACTTCCTGTCAGGATGAGTTCCGCCAACAGCAGATAGCCATGCTTTGGAGAGCTACCAGCGCCATGGCACCGCAG agGCTGGTGGTGTGTGGTCCAGTAAAGACTCCGGGCACTCAAATGAGCGCAGCTCAATACCTGCA ATTAAGAAGAGCTCAGATGAAGGAAGCTTCAGAAATGAAATATGGAGAGCAAGTGGAAG GACAGACTTGGGACGACATCATCAGAGTGATGACTTGTGCCACAGTGCGGTTTGAGCTGCTTTCCACAGCACACACTAGccca GTGACTCTGGATGTACAGCGTGAAGTGGGCGTGTCCACAAAGGGTCCTAGGGGAGGAGTCTTTGTTATGTATAACTGTGCGAGACTACACACACTGTTCAGCAGCTATGAAAAAGGCGTAGAGCAAG ACTCCTTAACGCTCATGTGCAATGACTGTTCTGCAGGCGTCTACCCCGAAATCCCTGCAGGCACAGAGTTGGATTTTTCCTCCCTAAAAGAAGAG GGGGAGTGGCTTCTTCTTTTCAATTACCTCATTCCAttctcggagcttctggaccaATCGGGACAGACGCTGGAGCTGGAGGGGGCGGGAGCCAGAGTTAATTTAAGAACagagcag GAGCCGTTACCTCATCTTTTTAATCAGATGTTTTGCCGGTTGTTGTTGCTGAAGGCTTTGAGGGAACTTTACCACAGCGCCTTGGATTCTCTAAATCTTCCCCCGATCCCACAGCTATAG
- the dalrd3 gene encoding DALR anticodon-binding domain-containing protein 3 isoform X1, which produces MMETAETAPFRIGSTVRALRCALRRETGHEAEPEHTDSAERSTNERDKLWFKESSAKNLRNRDFLAPNTVLATLYSDGQVPPAVLRRVLSLRGSGVLPLAGCDITAEGLRVTVDHCTAFRRVLCGMNAYLRPATQRQGCVLINCPALHAKQAPPTPDTLTLGQLRTVLIADHLRAVLLRQGYSVSFCPALPEESDIISFLRILGISWPAASVSWTSEEREEKMRNALENCCYRETDGERGKRASKGEDGGMTEEVRINLKRVMEDVELQGYDPTLGTCTVQREALCHLAQLDRAIEDFPASTATVLHVTSCQDEFRQQQIAMLWRATSAMAPQRLVVCGPVKTPGTQMSAAQYLQLRRAQMKEASEMKYGEQVEGQTWDDIIRVMTCATVRFELLSTAHTSPVTLDVQREVGVSTKGPRGGVFVMYNCARLHTLFSSYEKGVEQDSLTLMCNDCSAGVYPEIPAGTELDFSSLKEEGEWLLLFNYLIPFSELLDQSGQTLELEGAGARVNLRTEQVCRFLVSLSKDFSSYYNRVHVLGEPLPHLFNQMFCRLLLLKALRELYHSALDSLNLPPIPQL; this is translated from the exons ATGATGGAGACAGCGGAAACGGCGCCGTTCCGGATCGGCTCCACTGTACGGGCGCTGCGGTGTGCTCTGCGGAGGGAAACCGGACACGAAGCCGAGCCAGAGCACACTGACAGCGCGGAGAGGAGCACCAACGAGCGGGACAAGCTCTGGTTTAAAGAGAGCAGCGCCAAAAACCTGAGAAACCGAGACTTCCTGGCGCCCAACACGGTCCTGGCTACGCTTTACTCTGACGGACAG GTTCCTCCGGCCGTTCTAAGGCGTGTCCTCTCTCTCCGTGGAAGCGGTGTGTTACCACTTGCAGGATGTGACATCACAGCCGAGGGCCTGCGTGTAACCGTGGACCACTGCACAGCGTTCCGACGCGTTCTATGTGGGATGAACGCATACCTGAGACCCGCCACTCAAAGACAGGGGTGTGTTCTGATCAACTGCCCCGCCCTGCATGCCaaacaagccccgcccactccaGACACCCTGACCCTGGGGCAACTCCGCACTGTCCTCATCGCTGACCACCTCAGAGCAGTGCTCCTGAGACAAGG TTACTCTGTGTCCTTCTGTCCTGCCCTGCCTGAGGAGAGTGATATCATCAGCTTCCTCCGGATCCTGGGCATCAGTTGGCCGGCAGCGTCTGTGAGCTGGACcagtgaggagagagaggaaaagatgaGGAACGCCCTGGAGAACTGTtgctacagagagacagatggagagagggggaagagggCGAGTAAGGgagaggatggagggatgacCGAGGAGGTCAGGATAAATCTGAAGCGAGTGATGGAGGACGTAGAGCTGCAGGGTTATGACCCCACTCTTGGCACGTGCACAG TGCAGCGAGAGGCATTGTGTCATCTGGCTCAGCTGGACAGAGCGATAGAAGACTTTCCT GCGTCCACGGCTACAGTGTTACACGTGACTTCCTGTCAGGATGAGTTCCGCCAACAGCAGATAGCCATGCTTTGGAGAGCTACCAGCGCCATGGCACCGCAG agGCTGGTGGTGTGTGGTCCAGTAAAGACTCCGGGCACTCAAATGAGCGCAGCTCAATACCTGCA ATTAAGAAGAGCTCAGATGAAGGAAGCTTCAGAAATGAAATATGGAGAGCAAGTGGAAG GACAGACTTGGGACGACATCATCAGAGTGATGACTTGTGCCACAGTGCGGTTTGAGCTGCTTTCCACAGCACACACTAGccca GTGACTCTGGATGTACAGCGTGAAGTGGGCGTGTCCACAAAGGGTCCTAGGGGAGGAGTCTTTGTTATGTATAACTGTGCGAGACTACACACACTGTTCAGCAGCTATGAAAAAGGCGTAGAGCAAG ACTCCTTAACGCTCATGTGCAATGACTGTTCTGCAGGCGTCTACCCCGAAATCCCTGCAGGCACAGAGTTGGATTTTTCCTCCCTAAAAGAAGAG GGGGAGTGGCTTCTTCTTTTCAATTACCTCATTCCAttctcggagcttctggaccaATCGGGACAGACGCTGGAGCTGGAGGGGGCGGGAGCCAGAGTTAATTTAAGAACagagcag GTCTGCAGATTCCTGGTGTCTCTCAGTAAAGATTTTAGTTCGTATTATAACAGAGTCCATGTACTTGGG GAGCCGTTACCTCATCTTTTTAATCAGATGTTTTGCCGGTTGTTGTTGCTGAAGGCTTTGAGGGAACTTTACCACAGCGCCTTGGATTCTCTAAATCTTCCCCCGATCCCACAGCTATAG
- the dalrd3 gene encoding DALR anticodon-binding domain-containing protein 3 isoform X2 translates to MMETAETAPFRIGSTVRALRCALRRETGHEAEPEHTDSAERSTNERDKLWFKESSAKNLRNRDFLAPNTVLATLYSDGQVPPAVLRRVLSLRGSGVLPLAGCDITAEGLRVTVDHCTAFRRVLCGMNAYLRPATQRQGCVLINCPALHAKQAPPTPDTLTLGQLRTVLIADHLRAVLLRQGYSVSFCPALPEESDIISFLRILGISWPAASVSWTSEEREEKMRNALENCCYRETDGERGKRASKGEDGGMTEEVRINLKRVMEDVELQGYDPTLGTCTVQREALCHLAQLDRAIEDFPASTATVLHVTSCQDEFRQQQIAMLWRATSAMAPQRLVVCGPVKTPGTQMSAAQYLQLRRAQMKEASEMKYGEQVEGQTWDDIIRVMTCATVRFELLSTAHTSPVTLDVQREVGVSTKGPRGGVFVMYNCARLHTLFSSYEKGVEQGVYPEIPAGTELDFSSLKEEGEWLLLFNYLIPFSELLDQSGQTLELEGAGARVNLRTEQVCRFLVSLSKDFSSYYNRVHVLGEPLPHLFNQMFCRLLLLKALRELYHSALDSLNLPPIPQL, encoded by the exons ATGATGGAGACAGCGGAAACGGCGCCGTTCCGGATCGGCTCCACTGTACGGGCGCTGCGGTGTGCTCTGCGGAGGGAAACCGGACACGAAGCCGAGCCAGAGCACACTGACAGCGCGGAGAGGAGCACCAACGAGCGGGACAAGCTCTGGTTTAAAGAGAGCAGCGCCAAAAACCTGAGAAACCGAGACTTCCTGGCGCCCAACACGGTCCTGGCTACGCTTTACTCTGACGGACAG GTTCCTCCGGCCGTTCTAAGGCGTGTCCTCTCTCTCCGTGGAAGCGGTGTGTTACCACTTGCAGGATGTGACATCACAGCCGAGGGCCTGCGTGTAACCGTGGACCACTGCACAGCGTTCCGACGCGTTCTATGTGGGATGAACGCATACCTGAGACCCGCCACTCAAAGACAGGGGTGTGTTCTGATCAACTGCCCCGCCCTGCATGCCaaacaagccccgcccactccaGACACCCTGACCCTGGGGCAACTCCGCACTGTCCTCATCGCTGACCACCTCAGAGCAGTGCTCCTGAGACAAGG TTACTCTGTGTCCTTCTGTCCTGCCCTGCCTGAGGAGAGTGATATCATCAGCTTCCTCCGGATCCTGGGCATCAGTTGGCCGGCAGCGTCTGTGAGCTGGACcagtgaggagagagaggaaaagatgaGGAACGCCCTGGAGAACTGTtgctacagagagacagatggagagagggggaagagggCGAGTAAGGgagaggatggagggatgacCGAGGAGGTCAGGATAAATCTGAAGCGAGTGATGGAGGACGTAGAGCTGCAGGGTTATGACCCCACTCTTGGCACGTGCACAG TGCAGCGAGAGGCATTGTGTCATCTGGCTCAGCTGGACAGAGCGATAGAAGACTTTCCT GCGTCCACGGCTACAGTGTTACACGTGACTTCCTGTCAGGATGAGTTCCGCCAACAGCAGATAGCCATGCTTTGGAGAGCTACCAGCGCCATGGCACCGCAG agGCTGGTGGTGTGTGGTCCAGTAAAGACTCCGGGCACTCAAATGAGCGCAGCTCAATACCTGCA ATTAAGAAGAGCTCAGATGAAGGAAGCTTCAGAAATGAAATATGGAGAGCAAGTGGAAG GACAGACTTGGGACGACATCATCAGAGTGATGACTTGTGCCACAGTGCGGTTTGAGCTGCTTTCCACAGCACACACTAGccca GTGACTCTGGATGTACAGCGTGAAGTGGGCGTGTCCACAAAGGGTCCTAGGGGAGGAGTCTTTGTTATGTATAACTGTGCGAGACTACACACACTGTTCAGCAGCTATGAAAAAGGCGTAGAGCAAG GCGTCTACCCCGAAATCCCTGCAGGCACAGAGTTGGATTTTTCCTCCCTAAAAGAAGAG GGGGAGTGGCTTCTTCTTTTCAATTACCTCATTCCAttctcggagcttctggaccaATCGGGACAGACGCTGGAGCTGGAGGGGGCGGGAGCCAGAGTTAATTTAAGAACagagcag GTCTGCAGATTCCTGGTGTCTCTCAGTAAAGATTTTAGTTCGTATTATAACAGAGTCCATGTACTTGGG GAGCCGTTACCTCATCTTTTTAATCAGATGTTTTGCCGGTTGTTGTTGCTGAAGGCTTTGAGGGAACTTTACCACAGCGCCTTGGATTCTCTAAATCTTCCCCCGATCCCACAGCTATAG
- the dalrd3 gene encoding DALR anticodon-binding domain-containing protein 3 isoform X4 has protein sequence MMETAETAPFRIGSTVRALRCALRRETGHEAEPEHTDSAERSTNERDKLWFKESSAKNLRNRDFLAPNTVLATLYSDGQVPPAVLRRVLSLRGSGVLPLAGCDITAEGLRVTVDHCTAFRRVLCGMNAYLRPATQRQGCVLINCPALHAKQAPPTPDTLTLGQLRTVLIADHLRAVLLRQGYSVSFCPALPEESDIISFLRILGISWPAASVSWTSEEREEKMRNALENCCYRETDGERGKRASKGEDGGMTEEVRINLKRVMEDVELQGYDPTLGTCTVQREALCHLAQLDRAIEDFPASTATVLHVTSCQDEFRQQQIAMLWRATSAMAPQRLVVCGPVKTPGTQMSAAQYLQLRRAQMKEASEMKYGEQVEGQTWDDIIRVMTCATVRFELLSTAHTSPVTLDVQREVGVSTKGPRGGVFVMYNCARLHTLFSSYEKGVEQDSLTLMCNDCSAGVYPEIPAGTELDFSSLKEEGEWLLLFNYLIPFSELLDQSGQTLELEGAGARVNLRTEQLCLLYCAGLQIPGVSQ, from the exons ATGATGGAGACAGCGGAAACGGCGCCGTTCCGGATCGGCTCCACTGTACGGGCGCTGCGGTGTGCTCTGCGGAGGGAAACCGGACACGAAGCCGAGCCAGAGCACACTGACAGCGCGGAGAGGAGCACCAACGAGCGGGACAAGCTCTGGTTTAAAGAGAGCAGCGCCAAAAACCTGAGAAACCGAGACTTCCTGGCGCCCAACACGGTCCTGGCTACGCTTTACTCTGACGGACAG GTTCCTCCGGCCGTTCTAAGGCGTGTCCTCTCTCTCCGTGGAAGCGGTGTGTTACCACTTGCAGGATGTGACATCACAGCCGAGGGCCTGCGTGTAACCGTGGACCACTGCACAGCGTTCCGACGCGTTCTATGTGGGATGAACGCATACCTGAGACCCGCCACTCAAAGACAGGGGTGTGTTCTGATCAACTGCCCCGCCCTGCATGCCaaacaagccccgcccactccaGACACCCTGACCCTGGGGCAACTCCGCACTGTCCTCATCGCTGACCACCTCAGAGCAGTGCTCCTGAGACAAGG TTACTCTGTGTCCTTCTGTCCTGCCCTGCCTGAGGAGAGTGATATCATCAGCTTCCTCCGGATCCTGGGCATCAGTTGGCCGGCAGCGTCTGTGAGCTGGACcagtgaggagagagaggaaaagatgaGGAACGCCCTGGAGAACTGTtgctacagagagacagatggagagagggggaagagggCGAGTAAGGgagaggatggagggatgacCGAGGAGGTCAGGATAAATCTGAAGCGAGTGATGGAGGACGTAGAGCTGCAGGGTTATGACCCCACTCTTGGCACGTGCACAG TGCAGCGAGAGGCATTGTGTCATCTGGCTCAGCTGGACAGAGCGATAGAAGACTTTCCT GCGTCCACGGCTACAGTGTTACACGTGACTTCCTGTCAGGATGAGTTCCGCCAACAGCAGATAGCCATGCTTTGGAGAGCTACCAGCGCCATGGCACCGCAG agGCTGGTGGTGTGTGGTCCAGTAAAGACTCCGGGCACTCAAATGAGCGCAGCTCAATACCTGCA ATTAAGAAGAGCTCAGATGAAGGAAGCTTCAGAAATGAAATATGGAGAGCAAGTGGAAG GACAGACTTGGGACGACATCATCAGAGTGATGACTTGTGCCACAGTGCGGTTTGAGCTGCTTTCCACAGCACACACTAGccca GTGACTCTGGATGTACAGCGTGAAGTGGGCGTGTCCACAAAGGGTCCTAGGGGAGGAGTCTTTGTTATGTATAACTGTGCGAGACTACACACACTGTTCAGCAGCTATGAAAAAGGCGTAGAGCAAG ACTCCTTAACGCTCATGTGCAATGACTGTTCTGCAGGCGTCTACCCCGAAATCCCTGCAGGCACAGAGTTGGATTTTTCCTCCCTAAAAGAAGAG GGGGAGTGGCTTCTTCTTTTCAATTACCTCATTCCAttctcggagcttctggaccaATCGGGACAGACGCTGGAGCTGGAGGGGGCGGGAGCCAGAGTTAATTTAAGAACagagcag CTTTGTCTGTTGTATTGTGCAGGTCTGCAGATTCCTGGTGTCTCTCAGTAA